In Zingiber officinale cultivar Zhangliang chromosome 1A, Zo_v1.1, whole genome shotgun sequence, the DNA window TCAGCAACTCCATAGCTTCTCCaaaaagttcagatcgccagttcttgaaggttcttggaggttttccaagtcaagaggcggatctacagctgaagaagaaagctagggttagggtttccttgtaagcttgtgctgtattttgtttccctttcccttttcttcttgtagtgtgaacttgtagggcttctccactttcggtagttaccgaaaaggagtgtttattagtagaggtgtgtgtgtgtgtgtgcgtggatccttggactactcacctcctttggaggtggataccaagtaaatctacttgttagcgttgtgtgtgttgtttcatgtatatttccgctgcacatctttgaagaaacaagcaacgccgaccacaaGCACGCgacgaactattcacccccccccctctagctacatttcggtcccaacaaatcCAAGGAGCGATCACCTACTGCAAGAAGAGTAGTCAACGTGCGGTTGACTCCGGTCACTCCGCTGCCAGGAAGAGTGGAGCACTCACGGGATTCTACAATTTTTGTCTTCTTCTCGTCCTCCATCTCGTGCCTCCCTCGACTCTCAAAGCACTCAATCCTCAGTTCCCCACGCAGCCACTCTTCTTCCACCTCTGTGCACATCTATAGAGGAAGGCAAAGACGTGGAGCACTCCAGAGCAACAGCCAGCTCCGTAATGCCATTGCCTAAATCTCCATCCACACAATATGAAGAGAATGGGAGAGAGGAGGAGGGCTTCCACAACGCTTTGCTGGTCTTACAACATCTCTATTTTTTTCCTGCTAAATTAATTATTTCTGCTACTAATTTCTCGTTGCAAGAGTTGAAAGACCTACGGTCTCAGCTTCACCATGCGGCAGAACATTGTGAGCGTGCATTTTCCTCAGCCCAGCAGAAGAAGATGTGAGCTGttaatttcttcttcctttcctttcttttcttttcttttcttttccctgCATCAACAAACAATTTCGAGAGGTTGATGTGCATTAGtgtaaaattaggattttggaggGGACAAAGAGCTACATATGTGAAGCAGTTGTGGCAATAGTCGACCATTTAGGAACTGTCTCATCCAAACTCGAGCAGAGTCTCCATGCAAATATTGTGGTTAAGCAGACTGAACAAAGAATTGGTTGCTTGAAGCAGGTGAAGAAGTTTCTTCAAAGGCAAACATTAATTTTAACACAGTAAACAATGATGGTGCCTGCCATTAACGCAAATGATATAATATTCTCATAGCTTATTAAAAACTGGAATTTCAAACTTATACACAGAGAATCCTTGCTTGCCAACAATATGCCATGTGTCTTGAGCTGTGTAACATGCAACTGGACATCAAATTCCCTCAACACCATCAGCATTTCTGTATTGACAAGGCACAACCACTATGTGATGTGTGCCTCATTTTATCCATCGTCACTACTAAagtccttcctcatcttcgacagtttcatcttcttgatctcttgattgcaagtattaattaattgatgcatgcaatgtgtttgatgaatttcctcaaacactatcctgaattgattttatcatttttgtttgctagattgaggagttgttatttcctgttgctaagttggttttatgtattccttgaactatcaagtttcttttatgtctatgctaattcttttcactgatatgccatgttttctagtttataaatttacctctttttgttgttgtttctacaggatttgtgtgttgggcttcttagacgcGCTACATATACAACTTAAAGGCTTTGATCATTAAGTGAGTATTTTCTTTTAACCTTCTTATTAAATCGATTCATGACcaagttaattatgattttgtgaaTTTCTGAATCCATCTAAATAGTTCCTAATACGGTTTAGGGTTTAGGTgatgattcatgaatgactcatagtttatttattggtataatgatgaagtgcaaattttgtttgtcatactaagttaattgttgttgAAAGAGGAAAGTAGGAAACAACTCTCTGTCACAGGGTTAAAATATCCCAGTTATGCTTAGGACTCTTGGTCAGATGGCTATTGCTAATCCAATATTTACTCATGGTCAGCTACCTCCACGGGTAAGTCATTGAATGTCTTACTTTtttttctccaccttcagagaaggagatttttctactacGCGCTTTCATCatcctagattaacaaccttcttggttgtaactaggttaactCCCGGTTTTCTCTGTCTTTCTGTTTTGTTTTATtgctttaattattttattactatTGCTATTGTACTTTTGAGTTGAAAAAtctgaggagggtagttttaattttttttcaggcaattcaccccctattgccggcctccgctgcacctacattatttatgctaatttgtcatgctttgtttgcccatcatatgtcatgacatcatatttatttttacattcatgattattatgaaaaatgtaaaaaaaaatatcatgtcatgtcatacatacatcatgtagttataggaaattttattttgaaaactatttctttttgatgtatgtcataacatatcatgcatcatatttaattccttgcaattgaGGACTAATGGCATtcactaacaagtgacatcctaggtggatgatcataaatttcataatgcctagatagatatgcatgatcccttagtttagggcaaaaccaaatatacatctcacaaagaaccataaggtgacttgtatgtgttttagtatacattagatacaagtgagatattaggatggtgaacaaaactcaagatgttgatttagtgcatcttgttgagttttaggttcatcaaaacatatagttatgtgttttccaatcattgggaaagctaatgtacaagtcatgtgcatttagcccaaagaacatggttggatattggtttttaaaatgattttaaaatgattttgaaaaccttggtgaagactatcttttgatagtattcatcattgaaaagttagacacaaactagaagaaaacattgaagttttcaagagttttcaaatttgtgtcactctttgaaaataggaagtattttcatagaaaactatttttccttgatagaatataccctaaataatgtttacatgagttttcatgatttttagaggtttgtagaatttttggagagtttctaaagtctgctgaaattgaatttcagagaaatcagaaactcaatcgatcagtcgatcgattgaatgagttttgatcgatcaaccgatcgattggaaagttcaTTCCCACGAACAGAAGGTcagtgaatcgatcagtcgatcgattgacacaggatgaatcgatcagttgatcgattcagagggaatttctacaaacagaagcttgcggaatcgatcaatggatcgattgaagtagcttcaatcgattgagtcccaacttcaatcaattgggaagtctgattatggctggaaaagcctgatttcagcacattAAGCCACTTCAAGGTCCAATAACCATTCCAGATCCCTTGtaatacatttgtatatatttagggggagttttcttgatgaaaacaggtatggattggttaagataaatcaaagtgaagtttaggatggggtttagtttcaattttgaattttggaacctcaaatcttcaagttttggttttcaagagtcattaaccattcctaaccctttggaatacacttgtatacatttagggggagttttcatcatgaaagcaagtatggattggttaaggtagacttaggtgaagtttaggttggggtttagtttcattattgaattttgaacctcaaaactttaagttttgcttTTCCTgactgtttaggaactccaagtcattattggtgcaatgacaaaagtttgaccatgtttttagggggagctactccttgaatgcatgaaaattcactttcaaggaccttggaagggggttaaaccttcgtgatagataatactcagggtcgagtattggggggcaatggaagattggttatcttcattgctaggatgataaatgctttcagatgagcattgtggagtaaattactgctcaagggggagcattgggttaatgaaggggatcataccttcattggtaaagtgaaaaatgctcttggatgagcattgagaagaagattactgctcaagggggagcattgaatacaatgaatgagagtttcattgggaagttgatgtatGCTCTAGGataagcattgtgaagtgaagtagagctcaagggggagctttggcggcaatgaagaatatgagatcttcattgtgaggttgttaacaacatatgaggctataaacaacgtagagttaactcttatggagaagagtttgttttctggttttgatgtgtgacaaagggggagaattggaggttaagttagaccttcatcccaagaagggagagtttgtcctctaggaaagagagagaatgaaggaaaccttcatttatGCTTTatcatggagttaaggctataggatttagccttgtgataaaaaagaggttaagactatgggatttatccttgtgataaagaagaggttaaggctatggaatttagccttggtgtaaagaagcgattaaggctatgggatttagccttatgataaagaagaggttaaggctatgggatttagcctaacttagaggtattgtcaaacatcaaaaagggggagattattaagATAATTTCCCTagatcaaagttgaccagtttgactaagcttgagttgagtcaagcttgagttgagtcaagcttgagtcaggatttgagttttgatgtttgacaatataaggagattgctggaataATCATccgattatggagatggtcaaagggttgaccaggttgatgagaatacaagtcaagtaggtcaagattgacatgagacttgactgggaaagtcctaactggatgttaggcatttggaaagtcctagtaaagAACTAGgtaggggaaagtcctggtgaggagccaggcaacagaaaagtcctagtgaggagctgggcaggagaaagtcctggtgatgagccaggcaacgggaaagtcctagtgagaagctaagcaggagaaagtcctggtgagaagccaagcaacgggaaagtcctagtgagaagctaggcaggagaaagtcctggtgagtagccaggcaattggaaagtcctggtgaggagccaggcaagtggaaagtcctggtgaggagttaggcagttggaaagtccaagtgtgatcttggtaaaggagaaagtcctggtgaggagccaggcaattggaaagtccaagtgtgatcttggcaaagggtgtaagtccaagcatgtagtcttggcaaggtaagtcctggtatgacttggcaaggaagaacctgacaactaggatgaggccgaaggaagctcctgaaggcaaggtgtgaaggatggagagatatccgagggacgcaaggctgatggaggaggctagaatgctagttcgaggttggtcgggtgtggccaaatgctaggcatagagacccaacaggtcacggttgatcgggagttgggttggagactttggacttaagattgagtcaagtccaggatggtcaatcgattgggcaatcaattaaaccaagatccaatcgatcagccaatcgattggagtgtgctgcgaaggaagaaatggcccaatcgattggtcgatcgattgggagcatgagtcgcgagcacagaggccttcccaatcgatcaggcaatcgattgggaatctgcaatcgatcgatcgatcgattggggctggGAGTTCTcacgcgatcgcgagaacacagaaagcatctggatcgatcggtggatcgattcagactgtcccaatcgattggccgatcgattgggattcgaccgttgcac includes these proteins:
- the LOC121997247 gene encoding probable protein ABIL5, whose amino-acid sequence is MPLPKSPSTQYEENGREEEGFHNALLLKDLRSQLHHAAEHCERAFSSAQQKKMILEGTKSYICEAVVAIVDHLGTVSSKLEQSLHANIVVKQTEQRIGCLKQRILACQQYAMCLELCNMQLDIKFPQHHQHFCIDKAQP